In Mangrovivirga cuniculi, the following proteins share a genomic window:
- a CDS encoding M1 family metallopeptidase: MDYNINANIDPATRLLTGAAKITYHNNSPDELNTIVVRLYHDVFKEGSSRRSSVNPEDIGNGTEISSLSVEEEEVDLNGDQVSRSGTNMYIRLSEPLAPESSVELEIMWHYTIPNTLRRTGVYDSTSYHVAYWYPQISVYDDIFGWDTMNYTILSEFYNNLANYDVTLTMPENFNIWATGMLQNPEEVFQDDILEKYKQAKTSEEVVHVITEDDLQNYKNKSGTWHYVAEEVSDFAFSVSDHYQWDAINQKVEDRNVLISTVFPKGQAQAYSKVTDYQKKTMKHFSEDMPGVAYPYPAFTTFIGLRGGGMEFPMMANNAGPGLGVTVHEMFHTYFPMYVRINERRFAAMDEGWAQYITQLVINKYFVESEDPNYVGLATGGGTMGTIEDLPLITSTQFMDQTNYGYASYSLPGFFYAMLHDYLGDEMFQKAYSEYINRWAQKSPTPYDFIFTMEDVTGEDLTWLFKPWFFNYGNADLAITDLKGNEITVENKGTRPVPLKLDVYYNDGSTKTYTKKADVWKNDKKYTITIDNAKEVNYALVSLGVPDESQKNNISPSMEKIYKSVGPDMKVSGEYMIDQVPLAMFIEEENGKLKIRVPRGGVNSWLIPVSDSEFKSLDGFISIEFIKEGDEFTAANISAQGQVFTAKRK, from the coding sequence GTGGACTATAATATTAATGCGAATATCGATCCGGCGACAAGACTATTAACCGGAGCAGCTAAGATTACTTATCATAACAATTCACCTGACGAATTAAACACTATCGTAGTAAGACTTTATCATGATGTATTCAAAGAAGGTTCTAGCAGAAGATCATCTGTTAACCCTGAAGACATTGGTAACGGTACAGAAATCTCATCTTTATCTGTGGAAGAAGAGGAAGTCGATTTAAATGGAGATCAGGTGTCTCGTAGTGGTACAAATATGTATATCAGGCTTAGTGAACCTTTAGCTCCTGAATCTTCAGTTGAACTTGAAATCATGTGGCATTATACAATACCTAATACCTTAAGAAGAACGGGTGTTTATGACAGCACTAGCTATCATGTAGCCTACTGGTATCCGCAAATCTCCGTTTACGATGATATCTTCGGATGGGATACCATGAACTACACTATCCTTTCAGAATTTTATAACAACCTGGCAAATTACGATGTCACACTTACTATGCCCGAGAACTTCAATATCTGGGCAACGGGAATGCTTCAAAACCCCGAGGAAGTTTTCCAGGATGATATTCTGGAAAAATACAAGCAAGCCAAAACTTCTGAAGAAGTAGTTCATGTGATAACTGAAGACGATCTTCAGAATTATAAAAATAAATCAGGTACGTGGCATTATGTTGCAGAAGAAGTAAGCGATTTTGCTTTTAGTGTTAGTGATCACTACCAGTGGGATGCGATAAACCAAAAAGTTGAAGATAGAAATGTTTTAATAAGTACTGTATTCCCTAAAGGACAAGCCCAAGCATATTCAAAAGTGACGGACTATCAGAAAAAAACTATGAAGCATTTCTCTGAAGACATGCCTGGAGTTGCTTATCCATATCCTGCTTTTACTACTTTTATCGGATTAAGAGGTGGGGGAATGGAGTTTCCAATGATGGCTAACAATGCCGGTCCTGGATTGGGAGTAACGGTACACGAAATGTTCCACACCTATTTTCCTATGTATGTTAGAATAAATGAAAGAAGATTCGCAGCTATGGATGAAGGCTGGGCTCAGTATATCACTCAATTAGTGATAAATAAATATTTCGTAGAAAGCGAGGACCCAAATTATGTTGGTCTGGCAACAGGTGGTGGTACCATGGGAACAATTGAAGATCTTCCTCTGATCACTTCTACTCAATTTATGGATCAAACCAATTACGGCTACGCATCATACAGTCTACCTGGGTTCTTTTATGCAATGTTGCATGATTATTTGGGTGATGAAATGTTTCAAAAAGCATATAGTGAATATATTAATAGGTGGGCTCAGAAATCACCAACCCCATATGACTTTATATTCACAATGGAGGATGTAACCGGAGAAGATCTAACCTGGCTTTTTAAACCATGGTTTTTTAATTATGGAAATGCAGATCTGGCAATTACTGATCTTAAGGGAAATGAAATAACTGTAGAAAATAAAGGGACTCGTCCTGTACCCTTAAAGCTTGATGTTTATTATAATGATGGCTCTACAAAAACTTATACCAAGAAGGCTGATGTATGGAAAAATGATAAGAAATATACTATCACTATAGATAATGCTAAAGAAGTAAATTATGCGTTGGTTAGCCTTGGAGTTCCTGACGAATCTCAAAAGAATAACATCTCTCCTTCTATGGAGAAAATTTATAAATCCGTTGGGCCAGACATGAAGGTATCCGGAGAATATATGATCGATCAGGTGCCCCTTGCCATGTTTATTGAAGAAGAAAACGGAAAACTAAAAATAAGGGTGCCCCGTGGTGGTGTAAATAGCTGGTTGATTCCAGTAAGTGACAGTGAATTTAAAAGCTTGGATGGATTTATATCTATTGAATTCATCAAAGAAGGAGATGAATTCACAGCTGCAAATATTAGCGCCCAGGGTCAGGTCTTTACTGCAAAAAGAAAATAA
- the rpsT gene encoding 30S ribosomal protein S20 has product MANHKSALKRIRSSAARRLRNRYQHKTTRTFVKRLRNTSDKNEALELYNKVSSMIDKLAKKNIIHDNKAANQKSKLRKHVNSLA; this is encoded by the coding sequence ATGGCAAATCATAAGTCGGCATTAAAGAGAATTCGTTCAAGCGCTGCTAGAAGATTGAGAAACCGTTATCAGCATAAAACTACTCGTACGTTTGTAAAACGTTTGAGAAATACGTCTGATAAAAATGAAGCTCTAGAGCTATACAACAAGGTTTCTTCAATGATTGACAAGTTAGCTAAGAAAAATATCATTCACGATAACAAAGCAGCTAACCAGAAATCAAAGTTGAGAAAACACGTTAACAGCCTGGCGTAA
- a CDS encoding zinc dependent phospholipase C family protein encodes MKKINFLRVFIILTLILIPVISFSWGFFAHREINRRAILTLPAEMSKFYKNFSQYISEHSVDPDKRRHSVPDEAPRHYLDADVYGDSAVYKLPRYWKEAVDSLSEDTLKAYGVLPWHVQRVCYQLTDAFKEKNVERIIQLSAEMGHYIGDAHVPLHTTINYNGQLTGQEGIHSFWETRLPELFFKNYVLVPRKAKYIENTQLEIWNVIAHSHSLVDSVLSSEVKARKNIPESEQYSVTIRKNVEVKRPSYELSAEYNRLLNNMVEKQMLRSINKIGDFWFTCWVDAGQPNLDKMLKKYNKNEESKKKRND; translated from the coding sequence ATGAAGAAAATAAACTTTTTACGTGTATTTATTATTTTAACATTGATTTTGATCCCGGTAATTTCTTTTTCCTGGGGCTTTTTTGCACATCGGGAGATTAACAGAAGAGCGATCCTGACACTTCCTGCTGAGATGAGTAAATTCTATAAAAACTTCTCTCAGTATATCAGCGAACATTCGGTAGATCCTGACAAGAGGAGGCATTCAGTTCCTGACGAGGCGCCAAGGCATTATCTTGATGCAGATGTATATGGTGATTCAGCAGTATATAAGTTGCCCAGGTATTGGAAAGAAGCAGTGGACTCACTTTCTGAGGACACCTTGAAGGCTTATGGCGTATTGCCCTGGCATGTTCAAAGAGTTTGCTATCAATTGACGGATGCTTTTAAAGAAAAGAATGTAGAAAGGATAATACAGCTTTCTGCAGAAATGGGTCATTATATCGGAGATGCTCATGTTCCTTTGCATACTACAATAAATTACAATGGACAATTAACAGGTCAGGAAGGAATTCATTCATTCTGGGAAACCAGGCTACCAGAATTGTTTTTCAAAAATTATGTTTTAGTACCTCGAAAGGCTAAGTATATAGAAAATACTCAACTTGAAATCTGGAATGTTATAGCACATAGCCATAGCCTTGTTGATTCAGTTTTATCTTCTGAAGTTAAGGCTCGAAAGAATATCCCTGAATCTGAACAATACAGTGTTACAATAAGGAAAAATGTTGAAGTTAAGCGACCTTCGTATGAATTATCAGCAGAATACAATCGATTGTTAAATAACATGGTTGAAAAGCAAATGCTGCGATCCATAAATAAAATTGGTGATTTTTGGTTTACCTGCTGGGTAGATGCGGGACAACCGAATCTTGATAAGATGCTTAAGAAATATAATAAAAACGAAGAAAGCAAAAAGAAGAGGAATGATTAA
- a CDS encoding aminopeptidase P family protein — MIKPVDYYRRRRAKLISDLESSTLAVFHSNDLMPTNADGNYPFVQDSNLYYLTGILQDRTTLIIDKRGENVKEILYIRYSDEHTKIWEGRKLSQSEASEISGVEDVRWEKDLEEDLEMLLSNADSVSALEDYPRRTTPEVYSKNKRFVEYLKKEYPGKGISILNDLLRELRFSKDNLELGYLQEACNITAKGFGKVLETIRPGVTENELQGVYYSEFLKHNAEGFAYEPIIASGRDACVLHYVRNNKIIKEESLILMDVGAKYRHYSADLTRTVPASGRFTSRQKQIYNMVLKAQRHAFSIIRAGKTLKEINAEVGLYIQELLLEHGLLTIEDINNSSKEAPAYRKYFMHGTCHHLGIDTHDIPSGTEPLKENAVITVEPGLYLIEEEIGIRLENDVVVKKDGIVDLMADIPIEADHIEELMSK; from the coding sequence ATGATTAAACCCGTAGATTATTACAGGAGAAGGCGTGCTAAATTAATTTCAGATTTAGAAAGTTCAACGCTAGCAGTTTTTCACAGCAATGATCTGATGCCTACTAATGCTGATGGTAATTATCCGTTTGTTCAGGATTCCAATTTGTATTACCTCACGGGAATTTTACAGGACAGAACCACTCTGATTATTGATAAAAGAGGAGAAAATGTTAAGGAAATACTCTATATAAGATATTCTGATGAGCATACGAAAATATGGGAGGGAAGAAAGCTTTCCCAGTCTGAAGCCAGTGAAATATCCGGTGTGGAGGATGTGCGATGGGAGAAAGATCTTGAGGAGGATCTTGAAATGCTTTTATCCAATGCAGATTCAGTTTCTGCTTTGGAGGATTATCCACGACGAACAACTCCGGAAGTTTACAGCAAGAATAAGAGATTTGTTGAATACCTGAAAAAAGAATACCCCGGAAAAGGCATTAGTATTTTAAATGATCTTCTAAGAGAATTACGCTTTTCAAAAGATAATCTTGAATTAGGCTATCTTCAGGAAGCTTGTAATATTACCGCCAAAGGATTTGGAAAAGTCCTTGAAACAATACGGCCCGGAGTTACTGAAAATGAATTGCAGGGAGTTTATTATTCGGAATTTCTGAAGCATAATGCGGAAGGATTTGCTTATGAACCAATAATTGCTTCAGGAAGGGATGCTTGTGTATTACATTATGTGAGGAACAATAAAATCATCAAAGAGGAATCGCTCATATTAATGGATGTAGGAGCTAAATACAGACATTATAGTGCTGACCTAACCAGGACAGTTCCGGCAAGCGGGCGATTCACCTCAAGACAAAAGCAGATATACAATATGGTGCTGAAAGCTCAGCGTCATGCATTTTCCATTATAAGAGCCGGTAAGACACTCAAAGAGATTAATGCAGAGGTTGGGCTATATATTCAGGAGCTTTTACTAGAACATGGTCTTTTGACTATTGAGGACATCAATAATTCATCTAAAGAAGCCCCTGCCTACAGAAAATACTTTATGCATGGCACTTGTCACCATTTGGGTATAGATACCCATGATATACCATCGGGGACAGAACCTTTAAAAGAAAATGCTGTAATTACAGTTGAGCCTGGATTATATTTGATCGAAGAAGAGATTGGTATACGATTAGAAAATGATGTGGTAGTCAAAAAAGATGGTATCGTTGATCTTATGGCAGATATACCAATTGAAGCTGATCATATAGAAGAATTAATGTCGAAATGA
- a CDS encoding META domain-containing protein, giving the protein MKKLFILNALVLTGILFTGCGDTYSIDNETCTYEVCDPRRAFTESVSNRRLRALLNESNNYEFYLYNSEGSEIVDTLNICNQLAESVNYNGELFLVTANIKTQCQEDQSPKGTAYLASIVSEPFCDVDRVNSEESADLINTEWQLVGKIVLGGDINYPPCDYIGATLELTSTTFGQLSGGMNEFNGAVNESGNTITFNFEQQTSIEGFEISVQYETSLVEEYFTNDELSYINNNSELKLWKETGVATDTLLFQVLPEEQ; this is encoded by the coding sequence ATGAAAAAACTTTTTATTCTAAACGCCCTGGTATTAACTGGCATTCTATTTACTGGCTGTGGTGATACTTATAGTATCGACAACGAAACGTGTACTTACGAAGTTTGTGATCCCAGAAGGGCATTTACTGAATCTGTATCAAACAGGAGGTTAAGAGCTCTGCTTAATGAAAGTAATAATTATGAATTCTACCTTTACAATTCTGAAGGCTCAGAAATAGTCGATACACTTAACATATGCAATCAATTAGCTGAAAGTGTAAATTATAATGGTGAATTATTTCTTGTTACAGCCAATATCAAAACTCAGTGTCAGGAAGATCAGTCTCCAAAAGGCACTGCTTATCTAGCGAGTATAGTATCTGAACCTTTTTGTGATGTGGACAGGGTTAATTCTGAAGAGTCTGCAGACCTGATCAATACTGAATGGCAATTAGTTGGAAAGATTGTCCTGGGTGGCGATATCAATTATCCACCTTGTGATTATATAGGGGCAACTCTAGAGTTGACTTCAACTACTTTTGGACAACTTTCCGGCGGTATGAATGAATTCAATGGAGCAGTAAATGAAAGCGGAAATACAATAACCTTTAATTTCGAGCAGCAAACTTCGATTGAAGGCTTTGAAATTTCAGTGCAATATGAAACATCATTAGTAGAGGAATATTTCACTAATGATGAATTATCATATATAAATAACAATAGTGAGCTGAAATTGTGGAAAGAGACCGGTGTGGCTACTGATACGCTATTATTTCAGGTTCTGCCTGAAGAGCAATAA
- the tsf gene encoding translation elongation factor Ts — MAVTAKEVNKLRQMTGAGMMDCKKALVEADGDFDKAVEILRKKGQKVSAKRSDRETNEGYVFAKTNDDKTVGIIVAIGCETDFVAKNDEFVNLGKEITDAAFENNPSNIDELKQIKLGDQTVEEKITELVGKIGEKIDILAYEKMEGEQVVPYVHAGNKLGVLVSLKNTGGEDQTEAGRDVAMQIAAMNPVALDKDGVDSAIVEKEIEIGKEQAKAEGKPEQIVEKIAMGKLNKFFKENTLLEQAFVKDNSQSISQYLNSVKDGLTVAEFKRISIG; from the coding sequence ATGGCTGTTACTGCAAAAGAAGTTAACAAATTAAGACAAATGACCGGTGCCGGTATGATGGACTGTAAAAAGGCATTGGTTGAAGCTGACGGTGACTTCGACAAAGCTGTCGAAATCTTAAGAAAAAAAGGTCAAAAGGTTTCTGCTAAAAGAAGTGACCGTGAGACCAATGAAGGGTATGTTTTTGCCAAAACTAACGACGACAAAACTGTAGGTATTATTGTTGCCATCGGTTGTGAAACTGATTTCGTAGCTAAGAACGATGAATTCGTTAATCTTGGTAAAGAAATTACTGACGCTGCTTTTGAAAACAACCCTTCAAACATTGATGAGCTTAAGCAAATTAAGCTTGGTGATCAGACTGTCGAAGAAAAGATCACTGAATTAGTAGGTAAGATCGGTGAAAAAATCGATATCCTTGCTTACGAAAAAATGGAAGGCGAGCAAGTTGTTCCTTATGTACACGCTGGAAACAAACTGGGTGTATTAGTTTCTCTTAAAAACACTGGTGGTGAAGACCAAACTGAAGCTGGTAGAGATGTTGCTATGCAAATTGCTGCTATGAACCCGGTTGCTCTTGACAAAGACGGTGTTGACTCTGCTATTGTAGAGAAAGAAATTGAAATTGGTAAAGAACAAGCTAAGGCTGAAGGTAAACCTGAGCAAATCGTTGAAAAAATTGCTATGGGTAAACTAAATAAGTTCTTTAAAGAAAACACTCTACTTGAGCAGGCTTTCGTTAAAGATAACAGCCAGTCTATTTCACAATATCTTAATAGTGTGAAAGATGGCCTTACTGTTGCTGAATTCAAAAGAATTTCTATCGGATAA
- the rpsB gene encoding 30S ribosomal protein S2 — protein sequence MAKLEYKDLLDAGVHFGHLKSKWNPKMAPYIFMEKNGIHVIDLNKTLASLDEASHALRNIARSGRKIMFVATKKQAKGIVAENAKNLKMPFVTERWLGGMLTNFATIRKSLKKMSGIDKMMKEEAYLNLAKRERLMITREREKLERVLGGISDLTRLPAALFVVDIKREHIAIKEAQKLNIPVFALVDTNSDPTLVDYAIPANDDAYKSVELLMGHIASVIEEGLMERKKDKEDSKMKEEENKKRAADKGEKVKEGASDKE from the coding sequence ATGGCAAAACTAGAGTACAAAGACTTATTGGATGCTGGTGTCCATTTCGGGCATTTAAAGAGTAAGTGGAATCCTAAAATGGCTCCATACATTTTCATGGAGAAAAACGGGATCCACGTTATAGACCTCAACAAGACTTTAGCAAGTCTTGACGAAGCATCCCACGCGCTGCGCAACATTGCACGCTCAGGAAGAAAAATTATGTTCGTTGCTACTAAAAAGCAAGCAAAAGGTATCGTTGCAGAAAATGCAAAGAATCTTAAAATGCCTTTTGTAACTGAGCGTTGGTTGGGAGGTATGCTTACTAACTTCGCAACCATCAGAAAATCGCTTAAGAAAATGTCAGGCATCGATAAAATGATGAAAGAAGAAGCTTATCTAAACCTGGCAAAAAGAGAGCGACTGATGATTACTCGTGAAAGAGAAAAACTAGAGCGAGTTTTAGGTGGTATTTCAGACCTTACCCGTCTACCTGCAGCATTATTTGTAGTAGATATAAAGCGTGAGCATATTGCAATCAAAGAAGCGCAAAAGCTCAACATTCCGGTATTCGCACTTGTAGATACTAACTCAGATCCCACTCTGGTTGACTACGCAATACCTGCAAACGACGATGCTTACAAATCTGTAGAGCTACTTATGGGACATATCGCTTCTGTAATCGAAGAAGGATTAATGGAGCGTAAGAAAGATAAGGAAGACTCTAAGATGAAGGAAGAGGAAAATAAAAAGCGCGCCGCAGATAAAGGCGAAAAAGTTAAAGAAGGTGCTTCAGATAAAGAATAA
- the rpsI gene encoding 30S ribosomal protein S9, protein MEVINTIGRRKTSVARIYVTPGKGEITVNDRALDEYFPSDILQTIVKQPFALVDENDNYDVKAILDGGGIAGQAEALRLAIARALNEINPEHRPALKKEGFLTRDPRMVERKKYGRRKARRRFQFSKR, encoded by the coding sequence ATGGAAGTAATCAATACCATAGGAAGACGTAAAACTTCTGTTGCGAGAATTTACGTGACGCCCGGTAAAGGTGAAATCACCGTTAACGACAGAGCTCTTGACGAGTACTTCCCTTCTGATATTCTTCAGACTATCGTAAAACAGCCTTTCGCTCTAGTAGACGAAAATGACAATTACGATGTTAAAGCTATATTAGACGGAGGAGGAATCGCCGGACAAGCTGAGGCACTACGCCTTGCGATTGCTCGTGCACTAAACGAGATCAATCCGGAACACAGACCTGCGTTAAAGAAGGAAGGTTTCCTTACAAGGGATCCACGTATGGTCGAAAGAAAGAAGTACGGCCGTCGCAAAGCGAGAAGAAGATTCCAGTTCTCGAAACGTTAA
- a CDS encoding RluA family pseudouridine synthase yields the protein MKKFNISESVLFEDDNLYIINKPPGISTLDDRTSNLSILKFAKEYQPDSQICHRLDKETSGCLVIAKNPETYRHMSIAFEKRKVNKIYHAIVDGLHEFKNTKATGPIKTLKKGIVVVDFQDGKEALTYFDTLEAYKTHTLVACRPVTGRMHQIRVHLSFLKAPITGDESYGGRPLYLSKVKRNYNIGRDEIEKPLIQRLALHANEISFEDPKGKMTDVKAPYPKDFAVAIKQLDKNR from the coding sequence ATGAAAAAGTTTAATATAAGTGAATCCGTACTTTTCGAAGATGATAATTTATATATCATTAACAAACCTCCGGGTATTTCAACCTTAGATGATCGTACTTCAAATCTAAGCATACTTAAGTTTGCAAAAGAATATCAGCCGGATTCACAAATATGCCACCGCCTGGATAAAGAAACTTCGGGTTGTTTGGTTATCGCAAAAAATCCTGAGACTTACAGGCATATGTCAATTGCTTTTGAAAAGAGAAAAGTCAATAAGATTTATCATGCCATAGTAGATGGATTGCATGAATTTAAGAATACCAAAGCCACCGGCCCGATCAAAACTTTGAAAAAAGGAATAGTAGTAGTTGATTTTCAGGATGGAAAAGAAGCGCTAACTTATTTTGATACCCTAGAAGCCTATAAAACCCATACTTTAGTTGCCTGCCGGCCCGTTACGGGAAGAATGCACCAGATCAGGGTTCATCTTAGCTTTCTAAAAGCACCAATCACCGGAGACGAATCATATGGAGGCAGGCCGCTCTATTTAAGTAAGGTCAAAAGAAATTACAATATTGGCCGAGATGAAATCGAAAAACCATTAATCCAAAGACTGGCACTTCATGCAAATGAAATTTCTTTTGAGGATCCCAAAGGTAAAATGACCGATGTTAAGGCTCCATACCCTAAAGATTTCGCAGTTGCAATCAAACAATTAGACAAAAACAGGTGA
- a CDS encoding sensor histidine kinase, translated as MALISVAFISLWGNFDTTTLVVIVLVTFASSYLLSYIVLEFLFIKELEKVYHILEQMRGEDYSLLKDDLASKSSPFGRLYDELYSFASTKEREIAELKKLEQFRRDFLADVSHELKTPIFAAQGFVHTLLDGAIKDKTVRTKFLKKAAKSLDALDNLVHDLLTLSQMEAGEIKMHYENFDIYNMCQEIIDELEDKAQKKNISLDFSKDTNPGLMIYGDQRRLYQVMLNLTSNAIKYTEEGGWAKIILKQQDGEAFIGVKDNGVGISNEHAHRVFERFYRVEKSRTKKKGGTGLGLAIVKHVVDGHNSKVQLESKPGEGTLFYFTLPLAKQSEQPQRNKGKKTSNEKV; from the coding sequence GTGGCCCTGATCAGTGTCGCCTTCATTTCTCTTTGGGGTAACTTTGATACAACTACTCTTGTTGTGATCGTCCTGGTTACATTTGCCAGTTCTTACCTTCTAAGCTATATCGTACTCGAATTTCTATTTATTAAAGAACTCGAAAAAGTGTATCACATTCTCGAGCAAATGAGAGGTGAGGATTATAGCTTACTAAAAGATGATCTTGCCAGTAAGTCAAGCCCGTTTGGACGATTATATGATGAACTTTATTCATTTGCATCAACTAAGGAAAGGGAAATCGCCGAACTTAAAAAACTGGAACAATTCCGAAGAGACTTTCTTGCAGATGTTTCACACGAATTAAAAACTCCCATTTTTGCAGCTCAGGGATTTGTACACACCCTTTTGGACGGTGCAATTAAAGACAAGACTGTAAGAACTAAATTTCTAAAGAAAGCAGCAAAAAGTCTGGATGCCTTAGATAACCTTGTCCATGATCTTCTGACTCTGTCACAAATGGAGGCCGGAGAAATAAAAATGCATTATGAGAACTTCGACATCTATAACATGTGCCAGGAGATTATTGATGAACTAGAAGATAAAGCCCAGAAAAAAAATATATCACTAGATTTTTCGAAGGATACGAACCCTGGATTAATGATTTATGGAGATCAACGCAGGCTTTACCAGGTAATGTTAAACCTGACCTCCAATGCTATAAAATATACTGAAGAAGGCGGGTGGGCCAAGATAATACTAAAGCAACAAGACGGAGAAGCCTTTATTGGCGTAAAGGATAATGGCGTTGGTATATCAAATGAACATGCCCACAGAGTATTCGAAAGGTTTTACAGGGTAGAAAAAAGCCGTACGAAGAAAAAAGGAGGAACCGGACTTGGACTGGCAATTGTAAAGCATGTAGTTGACGGACATAACAGCAAGGTTCAGCTTGAAAGTAAACCAGGTGAAGGCACGTTGTTTTACTTTACATTACCTTTGGCAAAGCAAAGCGAACAACCGCAAAGAAACAAAGGTAAAAAAACTTCTAATGAAAAAGTTTAA
- a CDS encoding response regulator transcription factor — MKDNKVKNKKVLIVDDEKDIIELLTYNLDKEGFQTKAAKNGAEALDIAKNFKPDVILLDIMMPDMDGVETCRRLREIPDLKSAHIIFLTARSEEYSEVAAFEVGADDYITKPIKPRALISRLSAIFRREESKEENSDVLTFPNLTIDKTSYKVIKDGKEISLPKKEFELLYFLANNPLKVYNRDELLKNIWGSDVFVLARTVDVHVRKVREKVGQDYIKTIKGVGYKFEQE, encoded by the coding sequence ATGAAAGACAATAAAGTTAAAAATAAGAAAGTCCTTATCGTAGATGACGAAAAAGATATCATTGAGTTACTCACCTACAATCTGGATAAAGAGGGATTTCAAACTAAAGCAGCAAAGAACGGAGCTGAAGCTTTAGATATAGCAAAAAACTTTAAACCGGATGTTATTCTCCTGGATATAATGATGCCCGATATGGACGGAGTAGAAACATGCCGGAGATTGAGAGAGATTCCCGATCTTAAAAGTGCCCATATTATTTTTCTCACTGCAAGATCAGAGGAGTATTCTGAAGTGGCTGCTTTTGAAGTGGGCGCGGATGATTACATCACCAAACCGATCAAGCCAAGGGCTCTTATAAGTCGTTTAAGCGCTATTTTCAGGAGAGAAGAAAGCAAAGAGGAAAATTCGGATGTTCTTACCTTTCCAAATCTCACGATCGATAAGACTTCTTACAAAGTCATTAAGGACGGTAAAGAAATTAGTTTGCCAAAAAAAGAATTCGAATTACTCTATTTTCTTGCCAATAACCCTTTGAAAGTTTATAATCGCGATGAATTATTGAAGAATATCTGGGGAAGTGATGTTTTCGTTCTTGCCAGAACTGTTGATGTTCACGTAAGAAAGGTAAGAGAAAAAGTAGGACAGGATTATATTAAAACAATAAAAGGCGTTGGCTACAAATTTGAACAAGAGTAA
- a CDS encoding DUF3108 domain-containing protein, whose product MKLFKKLFTVFAILAFSAFTVQDSTYRTLEQNNFGPGEVLNYRIHYGIFNAAKATMTISDKIYKLNNRPCYRIDIQGRTSGAVEVFYQVDDRWGSYMDTAALIPHRFYRFIKENRYRKNEIVDFNHKTGTALVTRLSKDSKRVEKKDKYDIPKNVLDLVSGYYFFRTLDFDQYEPGDQVDLSGFFDDEVYEFKIRYLRKEKVRTKLGKMDAYVIAPIMPDNEIFDGEDSIEAWISADKNRIPLKIKAKMFIGAVEVDITSVDGLKNELGEI is encoded by the coding sequence ATGAAATTATTTAAAAAACTTTTTACTGTATTTGCAATATTGGCTTTTAGTGCTTTTACCGTTCAGGACTCAACGTACAGAACTCTTGAACAAAATAATTTTGGTCCTGGAGAAGTGCTAAATTATAGAATTCATTATGGTATATTCAATGCTGCAAAAGCTACAATGACCATCAGTGATAAGATCTATAAACTTAATAACCGCCCTTGTTATAGAATTGATATTCAAGGCAGGACTTCTGGTGCAGTAGAAGTATTTTATCAAGTTGACGACAGATGGGGTAGCTACATGGATACAGCTGCCTTAATCCCTCATCGGTTTTATAGATTTATTAAAGAAAACAGGTATCGAAAAAATGAAATCGTTGATTTTAATCATAAAACAGGAACAGCACTCGTTACCCGACTAAGCAAAGACTCAAAAAGAGTTGAGAAAAAAGACAAATATGACATCCCTAAAAATGTATTGGATCTCGTAAGTGGTTATTACTTTTTTAGAACGCTGGATTTTGACCAATATGAACCTGGTGACCAGGTAGATCTTTCAGGTTTTTTCGATGATGAGGTTTATGAATTTAAAATCAGATATCTTCGAAAAGAAAAAGTCAGGACTAAACTGGGCAAAATGGATGCTTATGTTATTGCACCAATTATGCCTGACAATGAAATTTTTGATGGTGAAGATAGTATTGAAGCATGGATAAGCGCTGATAAAAACCGAATCCCTCTTAAGATCAAAGCAAAGATGTTCATTGGAGCGGTAGAAGTTGATATTACCAGCGTTGATGGACTGAAGAATGAATTGGGTGAGATTTGA